Genomic window (Capsicum annuum cultivar UCD-10X-F1 chromosome 10, UCD10Xv1.1, whole genome shotgun sequence):
taaaagatttagaaaaaattgACGTCAATTTCATGTACATTACTTCATTTTGAGTATTCCTTCACTTATTACTAGTATTTATTATTATGTCTCGTTATTTTCTAGTTTATGCGACACATacattatgttttatttattctaaaagatTTAATTCTTAATGAGATTATTTTTAATCTcatgataaatgtgtttagcttattttaaattataaatttcgaagtcttttatttattctaaatttcGTATTAATTGAATCAAGCCTCATAATAAAAACAGGAATGGAAGAGTACTAGTAGGTTTGTAATTAATTCTGGATGGTGGGTCTATAAATTGGAGTTGGACAATGCCTCAATTGCACCATCAAAGAGTAGAGAGTTGAGAGTGGAAGCTAAGTTTGAAATGAAGAGTAGCCTTGTCCTATTTCTTTCAATTGCACTGTTTCTTCCCTTAGCCTTATCATCTACTTTTTCTTCAGATCTCCTCCTTCCCTCTGAACAATATTCCAGCAGTAACGCATATCCTTCAATACTTGACACTGATGGAAATCCAATCAGAGCAGGTGTCAAATACTTTGTGCTACCATCTATTAGGGGCATGGGAGGTGGCCTTAGTGTGTCTAGAGTTGTTGACAAAAGTTTGAAAGTTTGCCCACAGGACGTTGTCCAAATCCCCAATGAAGTTAGCCATGGCCATCCTGTGGAATTCTTTCCTGCATACCCAGGAAAAACTGGTCAAGTCATTCTAGTTAACAATCCCATAAATGTTAAGTTCAACTCCAGTGAGACATCACCCTGTGCCAATTTTACTGTGTGGAAGATGGACAAGAAGTATAAATATGTCGTAGCTCGGGGTACACTAGGTGCTTTAAACAAGATAAGGAACTGGTTCAGGATTGTGCCATATGGAAAACACTACAGGTATCTATTCTCTATTTCTATCCATTTATATTACTTATattaataataaagtaaattaacttgatgtcgtATATGaggtttatttaaatttttttcacaaatattttgtTCTATAACTTTTAAGTAGTTGTtataatcatgattttattatattacttttaattgatttttatcgTCATATAAgcattaataataaataatattttataaaaaaaaaagataaaatacacacaaaataatatgtcagcataaaacatttgattgccaatcaaaattatattagtgtcatagAAATTACAATGGAACAAAGGAAGGCATAAAGtaagaaatataatatttaaaaataagaagaCACGTAAACTTTACTGGGATGGAGAGAGTATTAATagcttattaaaaaattatgctaaaagtattataaatcagataattaacaacttaaaaaatataaaa
Coding sequences:
- the LOC107843776 gene encoding miraculin produces the protein MKSSLVLFLSIALFLPLALSSTFSSDLLLPSEQYSSSNAYPSILDTDGNPIRAGVKYFVLPSIRGMGGGLSVSRVVDKSLKVCPQDVVQIPNEVSHGHPVEFFPAYPGKTGQVILVNNPINVKFNSSETSPCANFTVWKMDKKYKYVVARGTLGALNKIRNWFRIVPYGKHYRFVYCPTLCIPCKIKCADLFISYEEQGNVDFRRLAASGNELPFSVMFKKADLE